Proteins found in one Micromonospora sp. WMMD1082 genomic segment:
- a CDS encoding cytochrome c maturation protein CcmE produces the protein MSRARVTAVAVLCLVAVGLAGLAAKGLSESVVYYRTPSEIVAGQARVHHDLRVAGTVVPGSVHQAGTETRLRLTDGTADIEVVHRGGLPGMFGEGRGAVVEGLLGADGILHAERVIANHDNEYRPAADR, from the coding sequence ATGAGCCGCGCCCGGGTGACCGCCGTGGCGGTGCTCTGCCTGGTGGCCGTCGGTCTGGCCGGGCTCGCCGCCAAGGGGTTGAGCGAGAGCGTGGTCTACTACCGGACACCGTCCGAGATCGTCGCCGGCCAGGCCCGGGTGCACCACGACCTGCGGGTCGCCGGCACCGTCGTGCCCGGCTCCGTCCACCAGGCCGGTACGGAGACGAGGCTGCGGCTGACCGACGGCACCGCCGACATCGAGGTCGTCCACCGGGGCGGGCTGCCCGGCATGTTCGGCGAGGGACGCGGCGCCGTCGTAGAGGGGCTGCTGGGCGCCGACGGGATCCTGCACGCCGAGCGCGTCATCGCCAACCACGACAACGAGTACCGCCCCGCCGCCGACCGATGA